Within the Salvia hispanica cultivar TCC Black 2014 chromosome 4, UniMelb_Shisp_WGS_1.0, whole genome shotgun sequence genome, the region ACCCCAAAACACAACCCCTTAAACGGCAATAAACCAAGAATTACCCTGGTTGACGGCGGACTTTGAAGGCAGAGGTCGTAAATCCTATCGCAATCTGCCCTTTCGCCCCCgcattcttcacaaaaatctcaaaataataaagcatCCTCTTCAGCGGCGCGGCATGATTCGCCTGCACCACTCCGACGTCGTGCCCGTGCAAATTCACGTTCGGATACAGCAGCGACAGCTTGTCGTGGCCCACCACCGAGAACCCACCCGAGCTATTCAGCGTGTCCAGCGCCGTCGGCtgttcctcctcctcctcatcgTCGTACAATTCGGATTCGGCACCGGTTTCGGGTTTTAGGGCTAGGGTTTTGGAAGTGTGGCACCAGAGATCGAGGAAGTAATCGCCAATTGAATCTTTCGCCGGAATTTCGCTCTGCGAAGTCGCTTCAGACATTATTGTCGCTCAAATTGGGGGATCAAGATCGCATtgaatgattaaatttggggATTTCGGGATTTAAGATTGCTTCTGAAAATGAGGAACTGGATTTTAGTTACACTGTGATTACTTCAATAACGCTTTTCAGTTAGATCGTCGAAATGGATAAACATACTAAAATCGCGTCAGCGACTttacagaaaataaaaaaatgaaaggagAGAGATTAAGAGTAgcaatttatgttattttaaaatattgttgattcAGATAATTTTAAGAACAAATACATGTTgatgtaaattaaattttcagaaCAACATGCTTGCAAATGTTGAATGGCATATTAATATCATgcaataatatatattgaaattaaataaattttttgagttaattaaaattaattttaattaaacacaaagataataaaattctattaaattgataaactaattaaattatacatttataaaatttaaatctagcattttaaaattaaaggcaaaaaatgcataaacagaaaaaaaaaatgaaaatagacgaaaaaataaaaaatgaaaatgaaataatactacaagctagtaataaaaagttaaaacaaaaaaatttcaaaaaagagagaacaaaAATTCGAAATAGAAGTGAAATTAATacgaaaatattataaaaaatggcaTTTACTTGAGGAACCAAAACTGACGAACCAAACACGATGTAATGCATTCCTCATGTGTCATGTCTATGATTTGGGCGAGCTAGAGGATCGATGTCGTGTATGCTCTTATCGTATGAAAGATAAAAGTTAAGGTTGTGGAGAAGAGAGAacatttgtttatttgatttatttctttGTAACTTTAATTTGGAGTTTATAATTTACcgaaacattttatttacatggaAGTTTAAATGGGCTATGtatgaattgaaattataagaaatattatactactatatttgataaatttcaaTTAGAATTGCAGTTCATAAGGGACCAAAAGACCATGAcataagtattgaaaaatcCTACACTTAGCTAAATTTATTGTTGGATATGATTCCAACACAGCATTTGCTAGCCTATGCTTAGCTAGTAGAGTTCAACAAAACTACAAAtttatgaagaaataaaaataatctcagACAGTTCCAATCAAAACTCCTCATCCTCACACATCAAGATTTGACAACAATTATATGCTTGAGAAGCATTTTCACAACCTCGGGGGATACTTTCCCTCCAATATCCTTCAAGCTTTTAATCTTCGCAGCTGTCTCCACCTCCAGCCTTTTCACTGTCAAATCCGAGCTCCCAGAAGACTGAACACATGATAGAGTAATGTGAACGTATGAAATAGTCCTAAAAACGACTAGTATAAACTCGTGTAATATCTTTTATTTGAGTGAAAATGTGTAATGTGTTCATATTCGAACTCAAATtcaacaatatataatttaaatagattACATCAGAAAGACTCTTTTGGTACTCGGCTTCCATTTGGGCCTTGTATTTGGCGACTTCCCTATCCGCTTCCTCCTTAGCCTGCCTCAACCGTGCCAATTTCACTGAAACACGAATTCGAATTCAGACAATTGtgagattatattttttttacaaccgtaaatgttttcttaaagtaaaaaaggcTTACAGTTTCTGGCATCCGCCACAATCTGTTGAGCCTCGTGTTCTGCGCTAAGCAGCATCTGAATGCTTCCATGCCCTCTCGTTTGATCCATTGCAGAATTTTCGATAATCTGTTAAATATCGAGAGTCGAAATTTTTCAACACGTGTGACATGCATTGGtaaaaatggaatatattTGTTCATTCTTGATTTTGCATGTCCCTTTCCCTAgataattttttcatgatgaataattttacaaaaattatggCAATTTCTATCCGCTGGATTTATgaagaaatgaataaaatcatGATGTTTTAATAAAGATCAGATGCATTTCATTCACATGATGTAAAGAAAGAGATTAAACAAACCGTAAATATAAATTCAGAATGAACGTATGATTAAAGGAAATATATTGATTGGATGAATTACCTGAATATTAGAAATTTGCAGAGGAAATGTTGTTATCTTCCTTTCGAGAAATGCAAGAGAAAACCAAAATGTTCACGAACGTCTAgtgtagatttttttttttcatgttcttttttatttctttaaatacTTAATGAcacatatactaataaaatgaagcacaatattgaataaattgaTAGGAAATTTAGGATCTAGATGACCAAATCTATAGTTTTTGTTAATGTTCATTTGACAAAGTCAAGTTTTGTAGACCACATAAATCGAGTTGATTTATACGAATTTCAACAATTAGTACGATTTAATATCttcttaatattatcattgtttctaatctataaaaaaattattaagtcTACACTTATCCAACTTAAATATTCAcctttaaaaaaatgacatcGATACAATTACTCTGGAAATATTGGACACTTGTAATAGTATgtgatatggagtatttaaatttgaattctgattaaaatgaaaagatagaGTTTCATGAAAATAACTTTCAAGCCACGTTCGACCATTTCCGGTCACTTAAATGGGCatttaaatggaaataaaacaaaaattaggaaattaaaaacaaatctaaaaatagtaaatagtCTTTTTCACCGCAAAAATGATTTAGGTGGCGTGCGAATTTCAAATACCGcgcgaatttcaagtcattctgAAAGTGCCAAGCTCCAACATATCCCCGATCAGCTTCACGTGCTGCGcgaatttcttttttggatATTCATGTGAAAATTCATTTTGCATACAATTCCTTGTTTGAAACTCTCTATAAATATTGTAGCAAACGGGGTGACCCTCTTTGTTGACTCCGTGCATAAAGACCACTTTTTCAAGATCGTCGCTCAAATCCTCCTTGAGCATCTTGTCCACGCCGAAATCCTTTCTCCATTTGAGGGTGTTTGTTTTTCAACATGGAGGGGGATTCTTTGTTTTTCAACATGGAGAGGGATTCTTTCACTTCAAAGTCGCGGGCGCAGAGGAATTTAAGTAAAACGACGTCGCTGCAGACTGCAGTCGTCTTTGGGGAGCGGGATTCCTCAATATCAGAAAAGAACTGCACTGAAAACCATATTCCTCAAAGTCGTacagaatttaaaattttaattaaactacCCAACAACCTgtaatcaaacaaaatcacaCAAGCACCGATACAATCACTATGTAATCCAGTCAACAATCCTAAATTGCTTCGGCAAGAGCAGGGAGACCAAAAATGCAGGAGTAAACTCATCATTATCCGATTCCGAAGACACAGCGATATCCTTCGTTCCGTAAAAATTGTTCTCCCCGGGTAAGTCCCCCAAATTCAACGGTGGCAACGCGGAGTCTTCAGGGGGGTGGGAGATTGGGGGTCATGATTTAGGTGAGGTCTGGAGGGAACATggagtgtgtgtgttgtgtaggTGGGATGTTTTACCCTTTACTTTGTAGTATACGCTTTAAGGATTACATGTTGCAAAAATTTAGGATATTTAAGGATTACATATCAGGTAGATTGCCTAATTTAACCTTTGTATCCTAAATTTTGGCAGTCACACACATTTACCATTTGTGGCATACGGgtgaaattcaaaatactaATGCAAAACTCCCCtcatatagatatataaaaaaattaatgttctATCTCACTCTAGATAtccactttctatatttataaaataatcattttctcctttctcattaaaatattcaactactcCCCCTgttccaaggaagatgaccccttccttaaACGACACAAGACCAATTGCCGAAAAAGAATCTTTCCCTAATTGGTTGTAAATAATTGTTCTTGTCTTTTTTAACGAGCATCTTGATATGCCTAACTAACtttgtgttttttatatacataCACATCCTATGAATTCATCGTTCGTTCAATACACTTTGCACCCTCATAATTATGGCGGAAGTTCTTGCAGTTGCCGGCACAGTCATCCAACTAATTGGTAGTGCGATCTCAGTGATagatcaaataattaatatagtacAGGCAGCTCGGCATCATAAAGCGAACTGCAAAGAATTTGCAGCGCATTTGCTGCTGATTCGCGGGCTGCTGGCAGACCCCgaactttcaaatttatagGAGGTCCTCCATACACGGCAAGTGTTCGCTCAACTGGACAATGCTCTGATACAGGCGAGGAAGCTCGTATTAAGTTACCGCGATCAGAGCTACCTTTATTTGGTGGTCATGGGGAAAAGGATAAGTACTAAGTTTCAAAGAGCTCAGGAAGATATCGATCGTATTATGGGCCTCATACCCAGAAAGATAAGCTGTACACATTCATTGAGAGAAAGAAGGCAAAATATGAtctgaatttttattttgattttcaatcaTGAAGGAGTATTACAAGTCTCATATTTATAGCTAGAATTGCTAGGTTAAAGGGACCAAAATCTAGCTGTCAAAATCAATTAAGATCGTCCAATGGAAAAGGAATATGGTAAGAAATTAACTCAACATGGTAACAAATAATCTCAGCGAGATTGGTGCTCATCATATTTTCCAACGTCAATATTGCAGAATCATGACAGCTTGCTACTCTTTGGCTACTTCTTGATCAGAGttttagttttcttcaatGGCGGCATTGCTCGACATAGGAGCACTGCTAACACTCCCCCGCAATTCGATCGCGGATGTAGAACAGACCCCAAGTCTGTTGCGAAGCCGGGAGAAGAATTGGAACGATAGAGGTTTTGTGAAGATGTCGGCAATTTGATCAATGGATGGAACATGTCGAAGATCAACAGCACCAGCTGCAACTTTGTCCCGAACAAAGTGAATATCAAGCTCAATATGCTTAGTCCGAGCATGAAGAACAGGATTTGATGCGAGGGAAATGGCACTGAGATTGTCAACCCAAACAATAGGAGGAGCAGGAAGCTTAATCCTGAGTTCATGTAGAAGAGAACTCAACCAGGTTACTTCAGAAACTACTTGGACCAAACTACGGTATTCAGCTTCGGTGCTTGAGCGGGAAACGACAGATTGCTTCTTCGAGcaccaagaaatgagactcttccCAAAATAGACGCAGTAACCAGAAACCGAGCGTCGATCATCAAGATCAGCCGCCCAATCTGAATCACAAAAGGCAGTAAGCTCCAAGGCAGATTTCCGAATATGGAGTCCAAGATCAATGGTGCCTGCAAGGTATCTCAAGATACGTTTCACCGCCTTCCAATGATTATCTAGAGGACAAGCCATATATTGGCTTACTTTATTGACAGCGAAGCTGATCTCTGGTCGTGTGATGGTAGCATATTGCAAGCTTCCGACAGCGCTGCGATAGAGTTTGCCATCAACTAAAGGACTGCCATCAGATTTACTGAGTTGAGAGCTGGAAATCATGGGGGTAGCAGCACCTTTAGTATCCTGCATTTGAGACTTGACAAGaatatcttttatatatgcAGACTGACTAAGAAGCAAACCATCAGTAGTTTTAGAGACCTCAATGCCCAGAAAATGTGAAACTTCACCAAGATTCTTGAGAGAAAAATGAGAGTTGAGGTCGGAGATGACTTTCTGAACTGCAGTGGCATCATTACCAGTAATGAGCATGTCATCGACATAAATCAATAGGTAGAGAACTTCCTTGCCACGGATTCTGTAGAACAAAGAAGTATCAGCTCGTGATTGAGAAAACCCAAACCCGAGAAGGACTTTCTGCACAGCAAGAAACCACGACCGAGAGGCTTGCTTGAGACCGTATATAGACTTGTTCAGTTTACAAACCATACCAGGAGGGCCCTTTTCAAAGCCAGGAGGTTGGCGCATGTAAATGTCTTCATGTAGATCACTGTGTAGAAAAGCATTGTTCACATCCAAGTGAACAACAGACCATCCGAAAGATACAGCCAAAGTGAGAATAACACGAATAGTATTGGGCTTTACCACAGGACTAAAAGTCTCATGGTAATCAAACCCGGCTTCTTGTGAAAAACCTTGGGCGACGAGACGAGCTTTGTGTTGAGCAATCTCGCCACTTGAATCCTTCTTAATTCGGAATACCCATGTGCAACCTATCAAGTTCTTTCCCGGAGGTAGAAAAGTAAGAATCCAAGTCTTGTTGCGTAAAAGAGCAAGATACTCGGCATTCATT harbors:
- the LOC125218272 gene encoding V-type proton ATPase subunit G1-like — encoded protein: MDQTRGHGSIQMLLSAEHEAQQIVADARNLKLARLRQAKEEADREVAKYKAQMEAEYQKSLSDSSGSSDLTVKRLEVETAAKIKSLKDIGGKVSPEVVKMLLKHIIVVKS